Sequence from the Gemmatimonas sp. genome:
TCGGCCGTCGCGCGTTCTATCGTCTCAATGATTCCATCAGCGATCTCTCGGCAGGCACGCTCAGCCAGATCGCCGGCATCTTCACGAAGCTCCTGCTCATCGGCGTCTTCGCGTGGATCTACGAGCACGCGCGGTTGCAGCGCTGGGTTGGCGTCCCCGCTTGGCCCGATGGAATCATGCTGCGGCGAGATTCGAGCGGCGTGACCATCGACTGGGCTGCGGTCGTCGGCTGGAGCAGTGCGTTCGTCGTCGTCGATCTGGCGTACTACTGGTTTCACCGGGTGTCGCATGAGGTGAACCTGTTCTGGGCGGGGCACGTCGTGCATCACTCGAGCGAGGAGTACAACCTCGCCGTCGCCCTGCGGCAGAGCGCCGTGGGTGGGCTGATCGGCTGGATCTTCTACGCCCCGCTCGCGTTGCTGGGCATGTCGTGGGAGCAGTTCGCGGTCTGCTATGCCATCAACCTGGTGTACCAGTTCTGGATCCACACACGCGCGATTTCGCGCTTGCCGGCGTGGGCCGAGGCTGTCCTCAATACGCCGTCGCATCACCGCGTGCACCACGGGGTCAATCCGGAGTATCAGGACCGCAACTATGCGGGTGTGTTCATCGTGTGGGATCGGTGGTTTGGCACCTTCATCGCGGAACGCGATGAGCCTGTCTACGGCATTACCACACCGCTGCGCAGCTGGAATCCGCTCTGGGCGCAGTTGCACCAGTACGTCGCGATCGCGCGCAACGTGCGACGTGCCGCGTCGTGGCGCGACCGCTGGCGCTGCGTGTTCGGCGCGCCCGGTTGGCGTTCGGCGTCCGAAGGCGGACCCGTGGTCGGACTTCCCGTTACGCCGCACACGGTGATCAAATTCGATACCGCCGTGCCGTCAGCCCTGTCGCGCTATGCGCTCGTGCATTTCGCCCTCGCGATTCCGCCGGCGCTGTGGTTGTTGACCGCGGCCGATCGGTTGCCCGCTCTGCAACTCGGGGCAGGGGCGTTCTATGTCGCGCTCGCGCTCACCAACGTGGGCGGTGTGCTCGAAGGACGACGATGGGCATTCGCGGCCGAGCAGGCGCGGCTGGGAGCGCTCGCAGCGGCGTCGATCGGGTGGCTGGTACGCAACGAGGCGCCGCTCTGGATCGGCGGCGCCTCGTTGTGCTGCTGTGCGGTCAGCGTCTTCGTGCTCTGGAGCAATCGCGCGGCGTTCACGCTCTCCAGTGACGAGCGCATGGATGTCGCGCACCGCGAGCTGGCGGGGCGTTAGACTTCGACGCCCAGCAGGCGCCGCGCCCGCCGCACCGCACCGCGTGCCGCGTCGACGTCTTCCGCGCGCACGGTCGCGCCGGGCACCGCACTCTTCAGACGCTGTTCGAGGCGCTTCCGCACCAACGAGCCCTTCGACAGCAAGCCGCCCGCGAACGCCACCGGAATGGCCGCGCGCTCGTCCATGAAGCAACGACGCGCCAACGTGCGAATGTGCAGGGCGAGTTCTTCGACGCAGAAGCTGATCAGGGCGTTCGCGCGGAGATCGCCGGTCGAGGCCACCTTCGCGACCACCGGCGCGAGCGTCGCGTAGTGTCCCGGTGTGGCCTCTGAGGCCCACGGAATGAGGTCGTCGAGCGACTCCAGTTCCAGTGCCGTGAGAATCGCGCCCGTGAGTGCCGTATCCGGTTCGCGACCATCGTGCGCCGCCGTGATGACGCTCAAGGCGCGGCGCCCAAGCCATGCGCCACTGCCCTCGTCACCGATAGTCGGCCCCCAACCGCCACAGCGCTCCAGTCGCCCGTCCGGCGCACGGGAGTAGGCCACGGAGCCCGTGCCCGAGATGAGCAGGACACCGGCGGAATCGCCGAACGCATCATCCATCGCAATCGTCGCGTCGGCCTGCACTGAGACATCATCAGCCACGCGACGCGACGCGAGCGCCGACCACAGGGCCTGCGCCGCGCGCTCCTGTCCGGCACCGGCGACGCCGACGACGCACACGGCCGGCCGCGTGTCGGTGCGATCGGCCGTCGCCAGGACATCGGCGATCAGCGACTTGATGATGTCCGCTGCCACGCCTTCATGGCCCGGCGTCAGCGCCGTTCCCGCACCTTCCACGCGCGCCAGCGTGTTGCCAGCAGCATCCGCGAGAATGACACGCGTGCGGCTTCCGCCGCCGTCTACACCGACGACGAGTGGTGTCGGGTCGAGAGGTCCGGCACTCATGAACGATTCCCCTGAATAGCGAGAGGCGCTGCGGGCGCCGGGTGAGTGAACGAAGACAAGGCGCCCGTCACGAAGGTGATAGACAGTCCGATCAGCACGTACCATGGCCACGCGATCGATGCCACGCCGTGCAACGTAGGCTCCATCGACGGGTACGCCGCTACGATCTGCTTTGCGAACACGATAAATGCCATGCAGCTGATGCCGACGCTCATGCCAAGTATCGCATCCCGCTGAATCGCGCGAGACCAGAACATTCCGAGGAAGAATCCGCCAAGCAGTCCTCCCTGCGTGAACGAGGCGATCGACAGGGCGATGACGACCACTGGCGTGCCCTGTTCCTTGAACATGAGCGCACCTGCGGTCAGCGCGATGCCCCATGCCAAGGCGAACAGTTTGCTCACGCGGAGCGTCCGTGGATCATCGGCCGACCGGCCGGTGAACGGAAGATAGATATCGTACGTGGACGACGCCGCCAATGCGTTGATGGCGCCCGAATGCGTGCTCATGGTGGCGGCAATGATCGCCGCGACGATCAGCCCGATCAATCCATGCGGCATCCGCTCGATGATGAATGTCGGAAAGATCTGATCGGCGGTGGCGAAGGTCTGTCCGCCGTACACGACCCAGAGTCCGAGACCGACCATCAGGAACAGCGCCATTTGCGCGAACACCGCGAATCCACTGCCGATGATCGCCACCTGCGCTTGCTTCAGCGAACGGCTCGACAGCAATCGCTGCACGATGATCTGATCGGTGCCGTGCGACGCCATGGCGAGGAACGCTCCGCCGATAATGCCGGCGAACATCGTGTGTGGACGGTCGAAGCCGGTATACCAGTCGATCCCCTGCAGCTTGCCCGCCGCTCCCGCTTGCGCAAGGATCGTCGTCCATCCACCGTCGACGGCTTGGCCGATCAGCACGATCGCCGATATGCCGCCCATCAGGTAGATGCTCGCTTGCAAGAGTTCGGTCCAGACCACCGCCTTCATGCCGCCGCGATATGTATAGATGACCGTGAGCACGCCGAGCACCACGATCGCGGCCGGCATCGTGTACTCTTTCGGCATGACCGGGCCGATAATCAGCGCCACCGGAATCGCCGTCGCAAATACGCGCACCGCATCGGCCATCGCTCTCGTGATCATGAACACGATCGACGTGAAGCGCCGCGTTCCGAGACCGAACCGCGTCTCCAGCAGCGCGTACGCAGTGACCAGGTTGCCTGCGAAGTAGCGCGGCAAGAGTGTGTAGGCCACCACGATGCGACCGACGATGTAACCGGCCACGACTTCCAGAAATCCCAGGTTCCCGGTGTACGCCAGACCCGGAATGCTGATGAAGGTGAGTGCCGACGTCTCACTCGCCACAATCGAGAACATCACCGCCCACCACGGAATCGCTCGATCCGCGACGAAGTAATCACTGGTCGATCGCTGCGTCCGACCGATCCACATCCCCAACGCCGTCGTGCCGCCGAGATACAGTAACAGCACGAGCAGATCGAGAAGATTGAAGCGGCCGGTCACGAGGTTACACCGGCATCACGCGATGACATACGCCTCCATGGCGAAATACTCGGCGAGGCCGAGCTGGTCCAACTGCGCCGAGGTCGCCTTGTTGCGCTGCTCGACGCGCTGCCAGAACTCGCGGGCATCCTGGCCGGGAAACGGCGCGGAGTCCTTCTGCGACTGATGCTTGAAGATCGCTTGGATCTTGAGCGTCAGCTCCTCCTGCGATAGCGGCACGAGTACCGTGGCCTCCGTGACTGGCCACTCCTGCCACGCACCGCGATACAGCCAGACCTCCGGAGCCGTTGGCGCATTCGGGCCGCCGTACACGTCCAGCACCGCGCGGTCGATCGCTTCCTTGCACATCCGGTGCGTGCCGTGCGGATCGGAGAGGTCACCCGCCACGAAGATGATCTCGGGCTGCAACTCGCGAAGTAGGTCTGCGACGATCGCCACGTCGGCCGGACCGATCGGATCCTTCCGTACCTTGCCGGTCTGATAGAACGGCAGGTTGAGAAAGCGCGCGTGTTCTCGCGTCAGCCCCATGACTTCGATACCGCTCACCGCTTCCGACTCGCGGATGATCCGCTTGATGTCCTGCACTTCGGCAATGTCCACCTGGCCGGCACGCTTCGCCTCGAGAAACTGGTGCACGGTGTCGGCCAGGGAACGAACCGCCGTGCCCTCGCCGATCCGCTCTTGGTCCAGTCGCACCAGAAAGTCCATGTACCGTCGGACGTCGTGATCGAACACGGCGATGTTGCCGCTCGTCATGTACGCCACGATCATGTCGTTCTCGTTCTCCACGAACTTGCGGAGAATGCCACCCATCGAGATCACATCGTCGTCGGGGTGCGGCGAGAAGCACAGCGTCTTCTTGCCGCGTGGCAGCTTGCTCTTTCCTCGGATCTTCGCGCCAAGGACATTGAACACAAGGCCGTTCACGGCGCCCGGCGAGCCGTGGCGCGCCACCAGCGACGACATCGAGTGCTCGTCGTAGTCGTGCTGCGTGAGCTTGAGGATTGCCTTCTGGCAGCGCCCCGCTAACCAGGTGACGGCGCGTACGGCGAGGGCATCGTCCCAGCGGACTTCATCGATCAACCATGGCGTCGCCACCCGCGTGAGATCTGCCGCGGCCGCATCATCCACGTAGAACGTCGTGTTCGGATGACGCTGCAGGAACGTCGCCGCGACCGCGCGATCGATGTCCCCTTCGACCGATCGGCGCACCACGCCCGATTTGTGCTCGCCCGTGGCCAAAATTGCGATCTCCCGCGCCTGCAGGATCGTCGCGATGCCCATCGTGATCGCTTCGCGCGGCACGTTCTCTTCACCAAAGAAATCCGCCGCCGCGTCACGCCGCGTCACCGAATCGAGGTGCACCACGCGCGTCCGGCTGTGTTCACCGGACCCCGGCTCGTTGAAGCCGATGTGCCCCGTCTTGCCGATGCCGAGCAACTGGAAGTCCACGCCGCCTGCCGCAAGAATCGCCGCCTCGTACCGCGCGCAGGCCTCGTCGATCGCCGATCGCGCCAGCGCGCCGTCGGGGATGTGCACATTGCCCGGTTCGATATCGACGTGGGAGAACAAGTTCTCCCACATGAACCGGTGATACGAGTGAATACTCTCCGGCGACATCGGGTAATACTCGTCCAGGTTGAACGAGATCACGTGCCTGAAGCTCAGCCCTTCCTCACGATGCAGACGGATGAGTTCTCGATACACACCGATCGGTGTCGAACCCGTCGCCAGTCCGAGTACGATCGACCGCCCCTCCGTCGCGCGCTCGCGCATGAGCGTCGCAATGCGCCCG
This genomic interval carries:
- a CDS encoding sterol desaturase family protein, with the translated sequence MGIIQASIPLFFLLIAAELLFTRLGRRAFYRLNDSISDLSAGTLSQIAGIFTKLLLIGVFAWIYEHARLQRWVGVPAWPDGIMLRRDSSGVTIDWAAVVGWSSAFVVVDLAYYWFHRVSHEVNLFWAGHVVHHSSEEYNLAVALRQSAVGGLIGWIFYAPLALLGMSWEQFAVCYAINLVYQFWIHTRAISRLPAWAEAVLNTPSHHRVHHGVNPEYQDRNYAGVFIVWDRWFGTFIAERDEPVYGITTPLRSWNPLWAQLHQYVAIARNVRRAASWRDRWRCVFGAPGWRSASEGGPVVGLPVTPHTVIKFDTAVPSALSRYALVHFALAIPPALWLLTAADRLPALQLGAGAFYVALALTNVGGVLEGRRWAFAAEQARLGALAAASIGWLVRNEAPLWIGGASLCCCAVSVFVLWSNRAAFTLSSDERMDVAHRELAGR
- the nagB gene encoding glucosamine-6-phosphate deaminase encodes the protein MTMASGSPVATDGSQARTLESSGGPARVSGTIFVHPDINGTVRERIPTIIIDEHEAMARLVAGRIATLMRERATEGRSIVLGLATGSTPIGVYRELIRLHREEGLSFRHVISFNLDEYYPMSPESIHSYHRFMWENLFSHVDIEPGNVHIPDGALARSAIDEACARYEAAILAAGGVDFQLLGIGKTGHIGFNEPGSGEHSRTRVVHLDSVTRRDAAADFFGEENVPREAITMGIATILQAREIAILATGEHKSGVVRRSVEGDIDRAVAATFLQRHPNTTFYVDDAAAADLTRVATPWLIDEVRWDDALAVRAVTWLAGRCQKAILKLTQHDYDEHSMSSLVARHGSPGAVNGLVFNVLGAKIRGKSKLPRGKKTLCFSPHPDDDVISMGGILRKFVENENDMIVAYMTSGNIAVFDHDVRRYMDFLVRLDQERIGEGTAVRSLADTVHQFLEAKRAGQVDIAEVQDIKRIIRESEAVSGIEVMGLTREHARFLNLPFYQTGKVRKDPIGPADVAIVADLLRELQPEIIFVAGDLSDPHGTHRMCKEAIDRAVLDVYGGPNAPTAPEVWLYRGAWQEWPVTEATVLVPLSQEELTLKIQAIFKHQSQKDSAPFPGQDAREFWQRVEQRNKATSAQLDQLGLAEYFAMEAYVIA
- a CDS encoding BadF/BadG/BcrA/BcrD ATPase family protein, yielding MSAGPLDPTPLVVGVDGGGSRTRVILADAAGNTLARVEGAGTALTPGHEGVAADIIKSLIADVLATADRTDTRPAVCVVGVAGAGQERAAQALWSALASRRVADDVSVQADATIAMDDAFGDSAGVLLISGTGSVAYSRAPDGRLERCGGWGPTIGDEGSGAWLGRRALSVITAAHDGREPDTALTGAILTALELESLDDLIPWASEATPGHYATLAPVVAKVASTGDLRANALISFCVEELALHIRTLARRCFMDERAAIPVAFAGGLLSKGSLVRKRLEQRLKSAVPGATVRAEDVDAARGAVRRARRLLGVEV
- a CDS encoding sodium:solute symporter, which encodes MTGRFNLLDLLVLLLYLGGTTALGMWIGRTQRSTSDYFVADRAIPWWAVMFSIVASETSALTFISIPGLAYTGNLGFLEVVAGYIVGRIVVAYTLLPRYFAGNLVTAYALLETRFGLGTRRFTSIVFMITRAMADAVRVFATAIPVALIIGPVMPKEYTMPAAIVVLGVLTVIYTYRGGMKAVVWTELLQASIYLMGGISAIVLIGQAVDGGWTTILAQAGAAGKLQGIDWYTGFDRPHTMFAGIIGGAFLAMASHGTDQIIVQRLLSSRSLKQAQVAIIGSGFAVFAQMALFLMVGLGLWVVYGGQTFATADQIFPTFIIERMPHGLIGLIVAAIIAATMSTHSGAINALAASSTYDIYLPFTGRSADDPRTLRVSKLFALAWGIALTAGALMFKEQGTPVVVIALSIASFTQGGLLGGFFLGMFWSRAIQRDAILGMSVGISCMAFIVFAKQIVAAYPSMEPTLHGVASIAWPWYVLIGLSITFVTGALSSFTHPAPAAPLAIQGNRS